One stretch of Halapricum desulfuricans DNA includes these proteins:
- a CDS encoding cytochrome P450, translated as MRPTPPRPKGEPLFGNARQYADDPFRFLTACERSYGDVVSLDLGPLETYMLTDPDEIQRVLVADADDYIKPDFQDDAIGDLLGDGLLLSEGDVWQRQRELANPAFAMTRLGQFTDTIAGHAQAMVDTWQDGNSRDIELEMTQVTLDVICDLMLDVELTHGQRETIRENLEPIGARFEPDPIRFITPDWVPTPDNRRYQAALDELDRVVSEIVAERRGSEGHEDDEDPPMDVLSILLRARNRGEQSAKQLRDEVVTMLLAGHDTTALTLTYSWYLLANHPEIERAVQAEADAVEGPVTFEAVRELDLIERVIQESMRLYPPVYVMFRQPTRDVELGGYRVPKESAVMLPQWAVHRSPDFWDEPDRFEPDRWLDQSDRPRFAYFPFGGGPRHCIGKHLAMLEAQVILTTVAREFSLDTDREGELDLLPSLTAHPRGGMPMTLHQR; from the coding sequence ATGCGCCCGACTCCGCCACGGCCGAAAGGCGAGCCGCTGTTTGGCAACGCCAGGCAGTACGCAGACGATCCGTTCCGGTTTCTGACGGCGTGCGAACGATCGTACGGTGACGTCGTCAGTCTGGACCTCGGCCCGCTGGAGACGTACATGCTCACCGACCCCGACGAGATTCAGCGGGTACTCGTCGCCGATGCGGACGATTATATCAAACCCGATTTTCAGGACGACGCGATCGGTGACCTCCTCGGAGATGGACTGCTGTTGAGCGAAGGTGACGTCTGGCAGCGCCAGCGCGAGCTCGCCAACCCGGCGTTCGCGATGACGCGGCTGGGCCAGTTTACCGACACCATCGCCGGTCACGCACAGGCGATGGTCGATACGTGGCAGGACGGGAACAGTCGCGATATCGAACTGGAGATGACTCAGGTGACACTGGACGTTATCTGTGACCTCATGCTGGACGTGGAGCTAACCCACGGCCAGCGCGAGACGATCCGGGAGAACCTCGAGCCGATCGGCGCCCGGTTCGAACCCGATCCGATCCGGTTCATCACGCCCGACTGGGTCCCGACGCCGGACAACCGCAGATACCAGGCAGCTCTGGACGAACTTGACAGGGTCGTCTCGGAAATCGTCGCCGAGCGTCGCGGGTCCGAGGGTCACGAGGACGACGAGGATCCGCCGATGGACGTGTTGTCGATTCTGTTGCGGGCGCGCAACCGCGGCGAGCAGTCCGCCAAGCAGCTGCGCGACGAGGTCGTCACGATGCTTCTAGCCGGACACGACACGACGGCACTGACGCTGACCTACAGCTGGTATCTGCTGGCGAACCACCCGGAAATCGAGCGGGCGGTTCAGGCCGAAGCCGACGCCGTCGAGGGGCCGGTCACGTTTGAGGCCGTCCGGGAACTGGACCTCATCGAGCGGGTGATCCAGGAGTCGATGCGGCTATACCCGCCCGTCTACGTGATGTTCCGTCAGCCGACCCGAGACGTCGAACTCGGCGGCTACCGCGTCCCGAAAGAATCGGCAGTCATGCTGCCACAGTGGGCGGTCCATCGGTCGCCCGACTTCTGGGACGAGCCCGATCGGTTCGAGCCGGACCGCTGGCTCGACCAGAGCGATCGACCCCGGTTCGCGTACTTCCCGTTCGGGGGCGGGCCACGCCACTGTATCGGCAAGCACCTCGCGATGCTTGAGGCACAGGTCATCCTGACAACCGTCGCCCGCGAGTTCAGTCTCGACACCGACCGCGAGGGGGAACTCGACCTCCTCCCGTCGCTGACGGCCCATCCGCGCGGCGGGATGCCGATGACGCTCCACCAGCGGTAG
- a CDS encoding HAD family hydrolase gives MASAYDAWLFDLDGTLVDVDPAHPRRVFDEIGDRLGREFSEAEVTTLWHGFGGSRNAQLRQWGLDPDPFWELFHEVEDPVRRAEATYLYDDAERLLAELEGPVGVVTHSQPPLTEAVLDRLEIADWFDAVVCCGEDIGWKPDPGPVYRALDDLGVSGDGETILVGDSPSDVGAAWNAGLDAAHVERFDPAERGHCVLADHRVDRLDSL, from the coding sequence ATGGCGAGCGCCTACGACGCGTGGCTGTTCGATCTCGACGGGACGCTGGTCGACGTCGATCCCGCTCACCCACGGCGGGTTTTCGACGAGATCGGCGACCGCCTCGGCCGTGAGTTCTCCGAGGCCGAAGTGACGACGCTCTGGCACGGGTTCGGCGGCTCGCGCAACGCGCAACTCCGTCAGTGGGGGCTCGACCCCGACCCGTTCTGGGAGCTCTTTCACGAGGTCGAAGACCCCGTCCGCCGCGCAGAAGCGACCTACCTCTATGACGACGCCGAACGGCTGCTCGCCGAACTCGAGGGGCCGGTCGGCGTCGTCACCCACAGCCAGCCGCCGCTGACCGAGGCCGTGCTCGATCGGCTCGAGATCGCGGACTGGTTCGACGCCGTCGTCTGCTGTGGCGAGGACATCGGCTGGAAACCCGACCCGGGCCCGGTCTACCGGGCGCTCGATGACCTCGGCGTCTCCGGCGACGGGGAGACGATCCTCGTCGGTGACAGTCCGTCTGACGTCGGTGCGGCCTGGAACGCCGGCCTCGACGCGGCACACGTCGAACGGTTCGATCCCGCCGAGCGCGGCCACTGCGTTCTCGCAGACCACCGCGTCGATCGGCTCGACAGTCTGTAG
- a CDS encoding competence/damage-inducible protein A, producing MNVAVLTVGDELLSGDTDNTNGTWLARELTDRGADVRRILALPDDRATIADVVGQSGDTFDAVIVTGGIGGTPDDVTIEAVADAFDRGLVVSEQARARIEQRLSEIGESVPELELDVDAEASIPDGAEPLVNPEGLAPGCRLDNVYVLPGIPGEMKAMFETVAGDFAGDLDSQFLYTVEPEANIVSELRAVREQFGVRVGCYPDREARHNRLKLTGSDDQSLEAATEWLLEAIDASETPVEREWNPDEEPAGGPQ from the coding sequence ATGAACGTCGCAGTGTTGACTGTGGGCGACGAACTCCTCTCCGGAGACACCGACAACACCAACGGGACGTGGCTCGCGCGCGAGTTGACCGACCGCGGGGCCGACGTCCGGCGGATCCTCGCGCTGCCGGACGATCGAGCGACGATCGCTGATGTCGTCGGTCAGTCCGGCGACACCTTCGACGCCGTGATCGTCACCGGCGGGATCGGCGGCACGCCAGACGACGTGACCATCGAGGCCGTCGCCGACGCGTTCGACCGCGGACTCGTCGTCAGCGAGCAGGCGCGCGCCCGGATCGAACAGCGCCTCTCGGAGATCGGCGAGTCCGTCCCGGAGCTGGAGCTCGACGTCGACGCGGAGGCGTCGATCCCGGACGGGGCCGAACCGCTCGTCAACCCGGAGGGGCTCGCGCCCGGCTGTCGGCTGGACAACGTCTACGTGCTGCCGGGAATCCCCGGCGAGATGAAAGCCATGTTCGAGACGGTCGCCGGGGACTTCGCGGGCGACCTCGACTCGCAGTTCCTGTATACGGTCGAACCGGAGGCCAACATCGTCTCCGAGCTGCGCGCCGTCCGTGAGCAATTCGGCGTCCGCGTCGGCTGCTATCCCGACCGGGAAGCGCGACATAACCGTCTCAAACTGACCGGAAGCGACGATCAGTCGCTTGAGGCGGCGACCGAGTGGCTGCTCGAGGCGATCGACGCCAGCGAGACGCCCGTCGAACGGGAGTGGAACCCCGACGAAGAGCCGGCCGGCGGCCCCCAGTGA
- a CDS encoding glycoside hydrolase family 13 protein: MAADTQREDEVDREWWKEAVVYQIYPRSFNDSNGDGIGDIPGVIEKVPYLDELGVDVVWLCPVYDSPNADNGYDIRDYQAIMDEMGTMDDWERLLETVHDHGMRLIMDMVLNHTSDEHEWFLQSKDPDSEYADYYYWRDGREDGELPNNWTSIFGGDAWKYDEEREQYYLHVFDEKQPDLNWRNEDVRADLFEMLHWWLGKGIDGFRLDVINLISKREGLPDGEDNPGWVGWEHIVNGPRVHEYISEMHDEVFADYDMMTVAEMPGCGVEEAKQYCGENGDGLNMIVHFEHADIPYRPGGKWDLQDIDVELDELDDLNDPDTHFNDWDLHELRDVLTRWQIGLDGEGWNANYLGNHDHPRTVSRFGDSGFFRVASAKLLATLQFTLQGTPFIYQGEEIGMTNVEWESFDELRDVEAIQQAEELMERHDVGFEDVKHVVKHRSRDNSRTPVQWSDEENAGFTDGEPWIKVNPNYERINVEDARENEDSIWHYYRELIDLREDNDTIVYGDFHPLYEDHPHIFAYLRTLGDSGVLVVLNVFAYEEAFTLPPNLDAEDPKLLISNYDDAGDDPTEFELRPYEARVYRIS, encoded by the coding sequence ATGGCCGCAGACACGCAGCGCGAAGACGAAGTCGATCGCGAGTGGTGGAAAGAGGCCGTCGTCTACCAGATCTATCCGCGGAGTTTCAACGATAGCAACGGAGACGGAATCGGTGACATCCCCGGCGTCATCGAAAAAGTGCCGTATCTCGACGAGTTGGGCGTCGACGTGGTCTGGCTCTGTCCGGTCTATGACTCCCCGAACGCGGACAACGGCTACGACATCCGCGATTATCAGGCCATCATGGACGAGATGGGGACGATGGACGACTGGGAGCGCCTGCTGGAAACCGTCCACGATCACGGCATGCGACTGATCATGGACATGGTGCTCAACCACACCTCAGACGAGCACGAGTGGTTCCTCCAGTCGAAAGACCCCGACAGCGAGTACGCCGACTACTACTACTGGCGCGACGGCCGCGAGGACGGCGAACTCCCGAACAACTGGACGTCGATTTTCGGCGGCGACGCCTGGAAGTACGACGAGGAACGCGAGCAGTACTACCTGCACGTCTTCGACGAGAAACAACCCGATCTGAACTGGCGCAACGAGGACGTCCGGGCGGACCTCTTCGAGATGCTCCACTGGTGGCTCGGGAAGGGCATCGACGGGTTCCGCCTCGACGTGATCAACCTCATCTCCAAACGTGAGGGGCTCCCGGACGGCGAGGACAACCCCGGCTGGGTCGGCTGGGAACACATCGTCAACGGGCCGCGCGTCCACGAGTACATCTCCGAGATGCACGACGAGGTGTTCGCCGACTACGACATGATGACCGTCGCGGAGATGCCCGGCTGTGGCGTTGAGGAAGCCAAGCAGTACTGCGGGGAGAACGGCGACGGCCTGAACATGATCGTCCACTTCGAACACGCCGACATCCCCTACCGACCCGGCGGGAAGTGGGACCTTCAGGACATCGACGTCGAACTCGACGAACTCGACGACCTGAACGATCCGGATACCCACTTCAACGACTGGGACCTGCACGAACTGCGGGACGTGCTGACGCGCTGGCAGATCGGCCTCGACGGCGAGGGCTGGAACGCCAACTATCTCGGCAACCACGACCATCCCCGAACCGTCTCGCGGTTCGGCGACAGCGGTTTCTTCCGGGTCGCCTCGGCGAAACTCCTGGCGACGCTGCAGTTCACGCTGCAGGGGACGCCGTTCATCTACCAGGGCGAGGAGATCGGCATGACCAACGTCGAGTGGGAGAGTTTCGACGAACTGCGGGACGTCGAGGCGATCCAGCAGGCCGAAGAACTGATGGAACGCCACGACGTCGGCTTCGAGGACGTCAAACACGTCGTCAAACACCGGAGCCGGGACAACTCCCGGACGCCGGTCCAGTGGTCCGACGAGGAAAACGCGGGGTTCACCGACGGCGAACCCTGGATCAAGGTCAACCCTAACTACGAGCGGATCAACGTCGAGGACGCTCGCGAGAACGAAGACTCCATCTGGCACTACTACCGCGAGTTGATCGACCTGCGCGAGGACAACGACACGATCGTCTACGGCGACTTCCATCCCCTGTACGAGGATCACCCCCACATCTTCGCGTATCTCCGGACGCTCGGCGACAGCGGCGTGCTCGTCGTCCTCAACGTCTTTGCCTACGAAGAAGCGTTCACACTCCCGCCGAATCTCGACGCCGAGGACCCGAAACTGCTGATCAGCAACTACGACGACGCCGGCGACGACCCCACCGAATTCGAGCTTCGTCCCTACGAGGCGCGGGTCTACCGGATCAGCTGA
- a CDS encoding aldo/keto reductase produces MRRRTLGSTGMDLTEIGLGTWNVGPVWGDVTDREVKESIHAALDAGANFVDTAEVYGDGRAERLIGDVLDARDDADAIRVATKAAPDEDERHSEAGLRESVEGSRDRLGVETLDLIQLHCPETAAFYEPETFEVLEDLKDEGVISHAGVSVEKVEEASKAIEYDVVESVQIIFNPLRQRPSERFFERAANEDVGIIVRVPLASGLLADAFDDISDLDEDDHRRIAAEDGVEAGVGRKGGETFAGVPFEVGLAAVDDMRRLVPEGASMAQFTLRWILDHDAVTTVIPGSTTAEHVRENIAAADLEPLSHETHGAVRDVYEQRVYEHVHHRW; encoded by the coding sequence ATGCGCAGGCGCACACTCGGTTCGACAGGAATGGATCTGACGGAGATCGGACTCGGAACGTGGAACGTCGGTCCGGTCTGGGGCGACGTGACCGACCGCGAGGTCAAAGAGTCGATCCACGCCGCGCTGGACGCGGGCGCGAACTTCGTCGACACGGCCGAGGTCTACGGCGACGGTCGCGCCGAGCGACTCATCGGCGACGTGCTCGACGCACGCGACGACGCCGACGCGATCCGCGTCGCGACCAAGGCTGCACCCGACGAGGACGAACGCCACTCCGAGGCCGGCCTCCGCGAGTCCGTCGAAGGTTCGCGGGACCGACTGGGCGTCGAGACGCTGGATTTGATCCAGCTACACTGCCCGGAAACGGCCGCTTTCTACGAGCCCGAGACGTTCGAGGTCCTCGAGGACCTCAAGGACGAGGGCGTGATTAGTCACGCCGGCGTCAGCGTCGAGAAGGTCGAAGAGGCGAGCAAGGCAATCGAGTACGACGTCGTCGAGTCGGTCCAGATCATCTTCAACCCGCTTCGCCAGCGTCCCAGCGAACGCTTTTTCGAGCGCGCGGCGAACGAGGACGTGGGGATCATCGTCCGCGTCCCGCTCGCGTCGGGACTGCTCGCGGACGCGTTCGACGATATCTCGGACCTCGACGAAGACGACCATCGCCGGATCGCAGCCGAAGACGGCGTCGAGGCCGGCGTCGGCCGAAAGGGCGGAGAGACCTTCGCCGGCGTCCCCTTCGAGGTCGGACTTGCGGCAGTCGACGACATGCGTCGGCTCGTCCCCGAGGGGGCGTCGATGGCGCAGTTCACGCTCCGGTGGATCCTCGATCACGACGCTGTGACGACCGTCATCCCGGGCTCGACCACAGCCGAGCACGTCCGTGAGAACATCGCCGCGGCCGACCTGGAACCGCTCAGCCACGAAACCCACGGCGCGGTCCGTGACGTCTACGAGCAGCGAGTCTACGAACACGTCCACCATCGGTGGTGA
- a CDS encoding DUF1648 domain-containing protein, protein MVLQRSDLIASAMLVLAALAGVAFWDALPAEMAIHFGPGGDPDSYVSRPVGVVLAPAIGLGAIAIARAAIRADPTADPRIGSAAIYFVGGVVSYVHGLVLAYNLGHRFSMTAALVPVFVTTAVLVAWAVYRDRIAS, encoded by the coding sequence ATGGTCCTCCAGCGAAGCGATCTGATCGCGAGCGCGATGCTAGTCCTCGCGGCCCTCGCCGGTGTCGCTTTCTGGGACGCACTGCCCGCCGAGATGGCGATCCACTTCGGCCCGGGCGGCGACCCCGACTCGTACGTTTCCAGACCGGTCGGGGTAGTGCTCGCTCCGGCGATCGGCCTCGGTGCGATCGCGATTGCACGCGCCGCGATCCGCGCCGATCCGACGGCGGATCCACGTATCGGCTCCGCGGCGATCTACTTCGTCGGCGGCGTCGTGAGCTACGTCCACGGGCTCGTGCTCGCGTACAATCTCGGGCATCGGTTCTCGATGACGGCCGCGCTCGTTCCGGTGTTCGTCACAACGGCCGTCCTCGTCGCGTGGGCCGTCTACCGGGATCGGATCGCATCCTGA
- a CDS encoding DUF368 domain-containing protein yields MYSWLSVYLKGVAMGMADSIPGVSGGTIAFITGIYERLITAITNLDPNAFALLGGVGSSSGRRRLYERLVEMDVPFLVVLGTGIVTAVVAMSRVVYGALQQAPGATFAFFFGLIAASAIVLYDQLSLSTPGRIVAAVAGFALAFLVSGVTAGADGIHTLPIVFVSGAIAIVAMILPGVSGAFFLVLLGQYEYLTGTLTAFVDGAIAALLGERSIASLLDPATTVVTFVGGAVIGVVTVAHAIRWALNRYRAATLSFLVSLMVGALRLPVIEMRANVETLSLAAVAPLALAVLAGGGAVLALDHYTDDLSY; encoded by the coding sequence CTGTACAGCTGGCTGTCGGTCTACCTGAAAGGCGTCGCGATGGGAATGGCCGATTCGATTCCCGGCGTCTCCGGCGGGACCATCGCGTTCATCACGGGCATCTACGAGCGGCTCATCACGGCGATCACGAACCTCGATCCGAACGCGTTCGCCCTGCTGGGGGGTGTCGGCAGTTCGTCCGGGAGGCGGCGGCTGTACGAGCGGCTCGTCGAGATGGACGTGCCGTTTCTGGTCGTGCTCGGGACCGGGATCGTCACGGCCGTCGTGGCGATGTCCCGGGTCGTCTACGGGGCCTTACAGCAGGCCCCCGGGGCGACGTTCGCGTTCTTCTTCGGGTTGATCGCCGCCTCGGCGATCGTCCTCTATGACCAGCTGTCGCTGTCGACGCCCGGCCGAATTGTCGCCGCAGTCGCGGGGTTTGCGCTTGCGTTTCTCGTCTCCGGCGTGACGGCCGGGGCCGACGGGATCCACACGCTGCCGATCGTGTTCGTCTCCGGAGCGATCGCTATCGTCGCGATGATTCTACCCGGCGTCTCCGGGGCCTTCTTTCTGGTCTTGCTCGGCCAGTACGAGTATCTCACCGGGACGTTGACGGCGTTCGTCGACGGCGCGATCGCGGCGCTGCTGGGCGAGCGGTCGATCGCGTCGCTTCTCGATCCGGCGACGACAGTCGTGACGTTCGTCGGCGGCGCTGTCATCGGCGTCGTCACCGTCGCTCACGCGATCCGGTGGGCGCTCAACCGCTACCGGGCGGCGACGCTGTCGTTTCTTGTCAGCCTCATGGTCGGCGCGCTTCGGCTTCCGGTCATCGAGATGCGAGCGAACGTCGAGACGCTTTCGCTCGCGGCCGTCGCGCCGCTCGCGCTTGCCGTCCTCGCCGGTGGTGGGGCAGTGCTCGCGCTCGATCACTACACCGACGACCTGTCGTACTAG
- a CDS encoding oligosaccharyl transferase, archaeosortase A system-associated: MSQDEGMSEDLEEAVEWFSTWYHVPSVLALFVFALWVRARTWGNFVVDGEVMFSGNDAWYHLRQVEYTVRNWPETMPFEAWTNFPTGTSVSQFGTILDQVVATVALVVGLGNPDQTTIRMVHLFTPAVLGASTVVLSYFLGKRLGKSRFSGVVAALIVALSTGGFLSRSLVGFSDHHVAEAFTQALAALAIVVALQVADTEKPIWELVVDRDVAGLRRPVGYAALAGVATALYMWVWPPGVVLVGVLGMYVTIQAILDHLRGATPEPMLLVSGVLFGVTAVLMVLPLDAFRIAPVKFSLLQPGLALAGVVWVGFLAGLSRVLDRRSEPVWAYPLAAVGVVVGGLLGLMVLVPTTFDLFADQLVRVFGRLVGEQPSAAAATVGEVTPLRDPGTTLYNWYGFAHVIAALGVILAVARQVITSNRRSELLFVSLWLAVVFSMTYTQARFGYYLAVPVAVMAAYAIGTGFRYLTTVTDGASVGVSPYQLMAVFTVLLLVTAPMVMAMDDRGYRQDPVTQSNATFNGGPGGVQQWDGGLEWISENTPAVGDFEDAGNDLEYWGEYAKTDDYDYEEGSYGVLSWWDYGHWITSVAERIPVANPFQESATEAARFLLAQSESRADEERRDTMSDGENRDTRYVMIDWKMATASDPIFRTKFFAPPSFVDGVSTDDYYQQVATLRQNQDGDIVPARPYLTVHKQDYYETMVNRLYRYHGSGAWADYVPGNAIGQLPPYAQGEFEGGDSPVPIVQTDSREGVPSVPAPGEGNTTRFEPSLEAAQEYVEDNPNAQIGGLGKFPSEHVPALEHYRLVHATEDRQNPITAMQPSLGRAFTGVQQSFAYAERYSSWTKTFERVPGATVEGEIDGASNETVYASVNMEIPTTNQTFEYVQSAEAGPDGTFTMTLPYSTTGYDEWGPENGYTNVSVRAESSYTFSTGISYDGSDWIRYNTTADVTEAQVIGEDPEPVEVTLDQTTLPTTNETDGTDGNETDGSNGNGTDGSDGTNGNETDGSNNTTDNETASDLLAPEIGLEQLATTRVAG, from the coding sequence ATGAGTCAGGACGAAGGGATGTCAGAGGACCTCGAGGAGGCGGTCGAGTGGTTCAGCACGTGGTATCACGTCCCGTCCGTTCTCGCGCTGTTCGTGTTCGCGCTGTGGGTGCGAGCCCGGACGTGGGGGAACTTCGTCGTCGACGGGGAAGTCATGTTCAGCGGGAACGACGCCTGGTATCACCTCCGGCAGGTTGAGTACACGGTGCGCAACTGGCCGGAGACGATGCCTTTCGAGGCGTGGACGAACTTCCCGACCGGCACGTCCGTCTCGCAGTTCGGGACGATCCTCGATCAGGTAGTCGCGACGGTCGCGCTGGTCGTCGGCCTCGGGAACCCCGATCAGACGACCATCCGGATGGTGCACCTGTTCACGCCGGCGGTCCTCGGCGCGTCGACCGTCGTCCTGTCGTATTTCCTCGGCAAGCGACTCGGCAAGAGCCGGTTTAGCGGCGTCGTCGCTGCACTGATCGTCGCACTCTCGACCGGCGGCTTCCTCAGCCGAAGTCTCGTCGGCTTCTCCGATCACCACGTCGCCGAGGCGTTCACCCAGGCGCTCGCGGCACTGGCGATCGTCGTCGCCCTTCAGGTCGCCGACACCGAGAAGCCGATCTGGGAACTGGTCGTCGACCGTGACGTGGCCGGGCTTCGAAGGCCGGTCGGGTACGCGGCGCTTGCCGGTGTGGCAACGGCGCTCTACATGTGGGTATGGCCGCCGGGTGTCGTGCTGGTCGGGGTCCTCGGCATGTACGTCACAATTCAGGCAATCCTCGACCACCTCCGGGGGGCGACTCCGGAGCCGATGTTGCTCGTCAGCGGCGTCCTCTTCGGGGTCACGGCAGTCCTGATGGTGCTTCCGCTGGACGCCTTCAGGATCGCGCCGGTCAAGTTCTCGCTGCTGCAGCCCGGGCTCGCGCTGGCCGGCGTCGTCTGGGTCGGGTTCCTCGCCGGACTGAGTCGCGTGCTCGACCGGCGTTCCGAACCCGTCTGGGCGTACCCGCTCGCGGCCGTCGGCGTCGTCGTCGGCGGGTTGCTCGGACTGATGGTCCTCGTCCCGACGACGTTCGACCTCTTCGCGGACCAGCTCGTTCGCGTGTTCGGTCGACTCGTCGGAGAGCAGCCAAGTGCGGCGGCCGCGACAGTCGGCGAAGTCACGCCGCTGCGCGACCCCGGGACGACTCTCTACAACTGGTACGGGTTCGCACACGTCATCGCTGCCCTCGGCGTGATTCTCGCAGTCGCACGGCAAGTGATCACCTCGAACAGGCGGTCTGAACTGCTGTTCGTCTCGCTGTGGCTGGCCGTCGTCTTCTCTATGACGTACACTCAGGCCCGGTTCGGGTACTACCTTGCAGTTCCGGTCGCAGTGATGGCCGCATACGCGATCGGCACCGGGTTCAGATACCTCACGACGGTCACGGACGGCGCTTCGGTCGGTGTCAGCCCCTACCAGCTCATGGCGGTGTTCACGGTGCTGTTGCTCGTGACGGCACCGATGGTCATGGCAATGGACGACCGAGGGTATCGCCAGGACCCCGTCACGCAGTCGAACGCGACGTTCAACGGTGGGCCGGGCGGCGTCCAGCAGTGGGACGGTGGCCTCGAATGGATAAGTGAGAATACCCCGGCCGTCGGTGACTTCGAAGACGCTGGCAACGACCTCGAGTACTGGGGCGAGTACGCCAAGACCGACGACTACGACTACGAGGAAGGGTCCTACGGCGTCCTCTCGTGGTGGGACTACGGTCACTGGATCACCAGCGTGGCCGAGCGGATCCCGGTCGCGAATCCGTTCCAGGAGTCGGCGACTGAGGCAGCCCGATTCCTGCTCGCACAGAGCGAGAGTCGGGCCGACGAGGAACGGCGGGACACGATGAGCGACGGGGAGAACCGCGACACGCGTTACGTCATGATCGACTGGAAGATGGCGACTGCGTCGGACCCGATATTCCGCACGAAGTTCTTCGCCCCCCCATCGTTCGTCGACGGCGTTTCGACGGACGACTACTACCAGCAGGTCGCCACGCTCAGACAGAACCAGGACGGCGATATCGTCCCGGCACGCCCGTACCTTACCGTTCACAAGCAGGACTACTACGAGACGATGGTCAACCGGCTCTATCGATACCACGGGAGCGGTGCCTGGGCGGACTACGTGCCGGGGAACGCCATCGGCCAGCTTCCGCCGTACGCACAGGGCGAGTTCGAAGGTGGCGACAGTCCGGTCCCGATCGTCCAGACGGACAGCAGAGAGGGAGTCCCCTCCGTGCCGGCACCGGGCGAAGGAAATACGACGCGCTTCGAGCCGAGCCTCGAGGCCGCACAGGAATATGTCGAAGACAACCCCAACGCGCAGATCGGCGGCCTCGGGAAGTTCCCCAGCGAGCACGTGCCCGCGCTGGAACACTACCGGCTCGTTCACGCGACCGAAGATCGGCAGAACCCGATCACGGCGATGCAACCGTCGCTCGGACGTGCGTTCACCGGTGTCCAGCAATCCTTCGCGTACGCCGAGCGCTACTCTTCGTGGACGAAGACCTTCGAGCGCGTTCCGGGAGCGACAGTCGAGGGAGAGATCGACGGCGCGTCGAACGAAACCGTCTACGCGAGCGTGAACATGGAGATCCCGACGACGAACCAGACCTTCGAGTACGTCCAGAGCGCCGAGGCCGGACCGGACGGGACGTTCACGATGACGCTACCGTACTCGACGACCGGGTACGACGAGTGGGGCCCGGAGAACGGATACACGAACGTCAGCGTCCGTGCCGAGTCGTCGTACACGTTCTCGACCGGTATCAGCTACGACGGGTCCGACTGGATCCGGTACAACACCACCGCGGACGTCACGGAAGCACAAGTGATCGGTGAGGACCCCGAGCCGGTCGAAGTCACGCTGGATCAGACGACGCTTCCGACGACGAACGAGACCGACGGCACCGACGGAAACGAAACCGACGGGTCGAACGGTAACGGGACTGACGGGTCTGACGGTACCAACGGAAACGAAACGGACGGATCGAACAACACAACTGACAACGAGACCGCGTCGGACCTCCTCGCCCCCGAGATCGGTCTCGAACAGTTGGCGACCACCAGAGTCGCGGGGTAA
- a CDS encoding NRDE family protein has product MCTLVFAWRTFPDAPIVAAANRDESLDRPSRPPETFGSDLRVLAPRDVEAGGTWIGVNDRGLFVALTNRWTDVELRGDRSRGLLVRDALGQESAEDAVRYVERELDARGYEPFNLVVADRTAALLVEYDGNVAVRNFDPGVHAVANTGADGRYTIPEYRGEHAREQAANVDRLRTDLQPEPGEDGRSWRRRAREAIRDHDYGVCVHGDGFGTRSSSLLTIGTDSVEYHFADGPPCETEYRRVEVDL; this is encoded by the coding sequence ATGTGCACGCTCGTGTTCGCCTGGCGGACGTTTCCCGACGCGCCGATCGTCGCGGCCGCCAACCGTGACGAGTCGCTGGATCGTCCCTCCAGACCGCCCGAGACGTTCGGCTCCGACCTGAGGGTTCTCGCGCCCCGGGACGTCGAGGCCGGCGGGACCTGGATCGGAGTCAACGACCGGGGCCTGTTCGTCGCGCTCACAAACCGCTGGACAGACGTCGAACTGAGAGGCGACCGCTCCCGGGGATTGCTTGTCCGTGACGCGCTCGGTCAGGAAAGCGCCGAGGACGCCGTCCGGTACGTCGAACGGGAACTCGACGCGCGCGGCTACGAGCCGTTCAACCTCGTCGTCGCGGACCGGACCGCCGCGCTGCTCGTCGAGTACGATGGCAACGTGGCGGTCCGGAACTTCGATCCCGGCGTTCACGCCGTCGCCAACACGGGCGCCGACGGACGGTACACGATCCCCGAATACCGTGGCGAGCACGCCCGGGAACAGGCCGCAAACGTCGATCGGCTGCGGACGGATCTCCAGCCCGAACCCGGCGAGGACGGCCGATCGTGGCGACGGCGGGCACGGGAAGCGATCCGCGATCACGACTACGGGGTCTGTGTCCACGGCGACGGGTTCGGCACGCGCTCGTCGTCGCTGCTCACGATCGGCACTGACAGCGTCGAGTACCACTTCGCGGACGGCCCACCCTGCGAGACGGAGTACCGGCGGGTCGAGGTCGACCTGTAG